GAACTGGCCGACGAGATCCGCGCGCTGAGCGCGCAAAAGCCGGTCTGGGCCTTCATCTCGGCGCATGCCTTCTCGGGCGCCTACGCGATCGCGTCGCAGGCCGATCGCATCATCATCCCGCGCTCGGGAGGCGCCGGCTCGATCGGCGTCATCTGCATGCATGCCGACCAAAGCGAGCGGCTCGAGGCGAGCGGGGTGCGCGTCACCGTGATCTCGGCCGGCGCGCACAAGGGCGACGGCAACCCCTACGAGCCGCTGCCCGAGGCGGTGCGCGAGGATCTGCAGCGCGAATGCGAGGATCTCCGCCAGCTATTCGCCGAGACCGTCGCCGAGGGGCGCGGCGCTCGCCTGACCGTCGAGGCGGCGCTCGCCACCGAGGCCCGCACCTTCATCGGGGGCCAGGCGGTCGAAGCCGGCCTCGCCGATGAGGTCGACAACCCGCGCGCCGCTTTCGAGCGCTTTGTCGCGCAGATCAACGGGCGACCGGCACCGGCGCCCAGAACCGCCAGCAAACAAGGAGCTGAAACGATGAGCGAACCGACCAGCACTTCCACGCCCCCGGCGTCCCCGACCGCAAGCGCACCCGCGCAGCCGGCCCCCTCCGCCACCGCGCCGGAGCAATCGGCGCCGACACCGGCACCGGACGCGCCCCAGGCACCGGCCCCGCCGCGCCCGCCGGCCCCAGCGCCGCCGACGAGCGCGCCCGGATCTCGGCGATCCTGAATCATCCCGAGGCGAAGGGCCGCGAGGATCTCGCCAAGAGCTTTGCCTTTGACAGCGACATGAGCGCCGAGGCCGCGGGCAAACACCTCGCCGCCGCCCCGAAACAGGGCGCCGGGCAGACCCTCAGCTCGGTGATGGAGAGCGAAACGACCGATCTCGACGCGCCGCCCTCGGCCAGCGGCGAGACGCTGCGCATGGCGGATGTCGCGAAGTCCCGCACCGCGAAATGAGCGCCGGCCCGCGGGCCGGCATCCCTGACAGACCACGATCCAAGGAGAGACGAACATGGCAATCCTGAGCGAGGGCGCGACGCCCGGCGACTTCCTCCTGTTCGAGGAGCAGGACGCATACAGCCGCGAGGAGGTGATCATCGCCGCCGGCGCGGATCTCATTCCCGGCGCGGTGCTGGGCATGATCACGGCCTCGAAGAAATACGTCGCCAGCGACGAGGCCGCAGCCGATGGCTCGGAAGACGTCGCGGCGGTGCTGCTGACCCCGGCGCTTGCCGCCGAGGCGGATGTGCCCGCGATCGTGCTGAAACGGCACGCCCGGGTGCGGCGCGGCGGCCTGATCTTCGATGCGTCCTACGACACCGAGACCAAGCGCGACGCCGCCTGCGCCGAGCTGAAAGCGCTCGGCATTCTGGTGACCTGACCCGGCGCGCCGGGCCAGCCCGGCGGCCACTCAATCCGCGCCTGTTCCGGCGCATCCCAACATGAAAAAGGAGCCTTGTTCATGGCCCATATGAACATTTTCCAGAATGACGCCTTCCGGGCCATGGAGCTCGGCGAGTCGATCCGCATCATCCCGAACCAGTGGGGCATGATCGGCGAGATGGGGATCTTCACCCCGAAACCGATCCGCGGCACGAAGTTCGATATCGAGAAGAAGAACGGCGTTCTCCAGCTCGTCCAGTCCTCGACGCGCGGCACGCCGCTGCCCAGCCAGGGGCGGAGCAAACGGGATCTGATCGACTTCCGCACCTCGCGTTTTGGCCTGAAATCCCGCATCACCGCCGACGATATCGACGGCATCCGCGCCTTCGGCAGCGAGAGCGAGCTGAAACAGGTCATGGGGGAGGTGTTCGACCGGCAGGAGGAGTTGCGCGGTTCGATCGACATCACCCGCGAATATCTGCGCGCCGGGGCGTTGCAGGGGCAGGTGCTCGATGCGGACGGCTCGATGATCGCCGATCTGCACGATGCTTTCGGGATCACCAGGAAGTCGGTCGATTTCGTGCTGGGGACCGCGACCACCGATCTCAGCGCTAAGTCGCGTCAGGTCACCCGTCACATTCGCACCAATCTGCTCGGTGACGTGATGACCGGGGTCATGGGGCTGATGCATCCGGACTTCACCGACAAGCTGATGGCGCATGACGATTTCAAGGAGCGCTACAAGCATTATCAGAACCAGAACGGCGGCGACCCGCTGCGTGACGACACCTCGCAGGGCTTCGATTTCCAGGGGATCCGCTGGAAGGAATACCAGGGCGAGGGGCCGGTGCCGCAGGAAGACGGCACCACTGTCACCCGCAGCTTCGTGCCGGCAGGCGAGGTGATGTTCTTCCCGCTCGGCACCCGCCAGACGTTCCGGCAATTCAACGGTTCCGCCGACTATCTCGGCATGACGAACCTGCCCGGCGCGGAATTCTATTCGACGCTCTTCCCGGATCGTCAGGAAGACCGTTTCGCCGATGTCGAGGCGATGATGCAGACGCTGCCCATGTGCATGCGTCCCGGCGTTCTGGTGCGCGGCCACACCTCCAACTGAGCCCTATGACTTGACCGGCCCGGCGCGCGATGCGCCGGGCCTCTGACCGAAAGGATCACTCCGATGGCGAAACGCAAGACCAGCGAAGAGCAAGCCGCAGACGAGGATGTGCGCGTGATCATGACCGCCGCGCATACCTATCAGACCGGCCCTTCGACCCGTCGTACCCTGCCGGCAGGCTGGAAGGGGAACGTGCCCGCATCCCTCGCGGCGGAGATCGAAAAGGCCGGCGCAGGCGCCAAGGCCAAACCCGCGCAGGACGCTGCAACCGGTGCCGGGGCCAAAGCCGGGGCGAATTCGGATGCCGGGAAAACGCCCGTCGCCGGCGGGGAGGGCAAGCCGCAGGACGGGCAAGCCGGCTCCGCCCCCGCCGCCAAGGGTGACGGCAAGGCGGTAGGCTGACCGTTATGAACCCGTTCCTCAAATCCGTCGAGGTGACATTCCTGCGCCACGGGATCGCGGCGATCCTCGATCCCGACGGTGCCGCGGTGCCGGTGCGGCTGTTGCCCATGCAGGCCGACGAAATCGCCGATTTCGGGACGATGCGGATCCAGGATGCCGGCGGCATGTTCGAGATCCTCGACAGCGCTTTTGCCGGTCACGGCAAGGGCGCCGTGCTGGACATCGCGGGTGAGCGGCGCAAGGTGCAGCACAGCCGCGTGCGCGATCCGCGCCGCTTCAAGGTCCAGCTCAACACGGTGCCGGTATGAAAGCCCGTCTGGACGCGGCTCTTGAGGGCAATCTCGAGGCCTTCATGGCCGAAGAGCTGGACATTGCCGAGCGTGCGGTGACAAGCGCCGTGCATGGCCGGGCAACCAGGCTCAAGAGCGCTCTGCGCGCCGATGTGATTTCTGGCGGTCTCGGTCGCCGTCTGGCGCGCAGCTGGCAACAGAAGAACTACCCGAGGCACGGCACGTCGCTGGGCGCGGCGGCCTATGTCTACACCAAGGCGGAGACGCTGATCGAGGCGTTCGATGCGGGCGCCACGATCAAATCGTCCGAGGGCTTCTTTCTCGCGATCCCGACGCCATCGGCACCCAAGCGCGGCATGGGACGCAAGCGGATCACGCCGTCGAATTTTCCGGAGCATCGGTTCGGGCCGCTGCGCTTCGTCTATCGGCCGCAGGGGGCATCGCTTCTTGTGGTCGACAACCAGCGCCAGACCAAAGCGGGAAACTACACGCGTTCGCGGAGCAAGAAAGCTCTGCGCACAGGCGAGGGGCTTCACACCGTGCCCATGTTCTGGCTGATCCCGCAGGCCCGTTTGCGCCGGCGTCTCAATGTCGACGCGGTGACCCGCTCGGTCTCGTCTGGCCTGGCTGGCGATATAGACGCGGCCTCTCAGGCGACACGGCGGAGGAGGCTCCGCTGATGCCGAGCAAGCATGAGGCGGCGATCCTTGCGCTGCAATCCGCGCTTTCCGGGCATGCGTCCGATATCCTGCGCGAGCAGGATCTGCCGGTCGAATGCCCTGAGAACGGGGTGATCAATATCGTGCCGGGCGATCCCGAGGATGTCGGCGCGCATCTCGGAACCGGGCGGATCGAATGGCAGCGCCCGGTTGAACTCGAAGCGGTCGTGCAGGGCACGGAGGCCGCAGCGCGAAATGCCGAAATGGATGCGGCTCTGGGCGATGTCGCGGCGCGTCTCGTCGCCGACCGGACGCTGGCCGGTGCTGTCGATTATCTGCTGCTGAGCGCGCCCGAGGAAAGCGACACCGTGCCCATGCAGGGGGCGGAAAGCCTCAAGGGCGCGGTGCTGACCGTGACCCTTTTCTACGAAACCACCGAAAACCCGATGGAGTGACTGACCCATGCCCAATGCACGCGGAGATCAGGCGAAGCTGTTGTCTCGCCGGCAATCGGCCTTTGGCGCGGCGGAGAGTGCCGCCGACGGCGCCTATTATGCGCTGCCCTTCTACGACTACAACGTGACGCCGTCCGGCGAGCTCGCCAATGACGAGGCGATCTATGGTGACGCCTTCCCGGGCGATGTGGTGCAGGGCCTGCGCAACCTGGCTGGCACGATGGAGGTGCCGATGGGGATGGACAGCATCGGCTGGCATCTTGCGCAGCTGCTGGGCCTGCCCAGCACGTCCGGAACCGGCCCCTATGTCCACAGCTTCACCGCGGCGGCGCAGCCCGCGATCCTGCTCGCGACGCATGGCATCACGCATAACGGCGTCGCGCAGCATTTCACCCAGGACAGCCTCGCGACCACCGGCATGGAGATCCAGGCGCAGAAGAACGGCACGCGGCAGCGCGTGAGCTTCAACCTGACCGGGCGCGAAGAGGTCAGGGCGGGCGCGACGCTCGACAGCACGCCGGTCGAGTATGCGGTCGATCCGGTTCCGGTCGGCTTTCAGGCGGCGCTGAGCCTCGACGGCAGCGAGGTTGGCGGCGTCACACAGGTCGGGCTTACGCTCAACAGCGGGCGCGAGGCCGATCAGGAGGCGATGAATAGCGCGGCCACTGCGGCCGAGATCTCGCCCGGGGTCTGGGATCTCAACGGCACGCTCAACGCGCGGTTCCGCGATGCGCAGTTCTACGACCTCGCGTCGAACGGCACCGCCTTCGCGCTGAGTCTGAGGTGGCAGCTCAGCGCCAACTACAGCCTCGCGATTTCGGTGCCGTCGCTCATGCTCGAGCGCAACGGCGTGCCGGTTTCGGGGCGTGGTATCATCTCGCAGAGCTTCAACTGGCGGGTCAATCGCCCGGCGCCGGGCGCTGAGCTGATGGAAATCACGCTCACCAATGCCACCGCGACCTATGCGAACGCCAGCTGATGGTTCTGCGTCTCAAGCGGCGCCTGACCGATGACCGCACCGTCGAGGTCGGCTATGGCGTCACCGTTTCGCATAGGGCGTTTTCCTATGCGGAGTTTCGCGAGGTCGAGGCGACCGCCATGCGTATCGCGCGGGAAACTCTGCCCGCGGCGCGCGCCTTCGAGGCCGCGACGTTCGATGACGAAGATCTGCCGCCGGAGCATGAGGAGGCGCTGCGCGGCCAGTCCGCGCGGCACGCCGTGAAACTTCTGCTCCTGCGCTTCGGCACCGGCTGGGACGGGATCGAGACGGAAGACGGCGCGCCTGCGCCGCTGACGGCGGAAAGCCTCGATCTTTTCCTCGACCTGTTTCCGGGGGTTGCCGCGACGCTGCACGCTATGCTGCTGTCCCCCTGGGCGGAGCTGGAACAGGAGGGAAACGGCTCCGCGCCCTCGCCGCATACCGCTACAGCGGTGGCCTGACCCATTGCAGGGATTGCCGGGAGATGCCCGGCTATGCCTGCGCGCGGTTCGGGGGTGAGGGCGCGTGCCCGGAAGATCTCCATATGCCGAAATCGGTCGAGGGCCGCGCTGTCGCGGCGCTTGGCAGCCAGATCCTGCACCAGCGCCGTATCGGCGCGCGGGGCTATGTCGGGCTGGATTTCGCCGCCTGTCTTGCGCTGCTCGAGGCGCAGGGTGTCCCGCAAAACATCGCAGCTCTTTTATTGCCCCACTGGGAGGCCGGTCTGATCGAGGCCGCCGCCCGTGGGCGTGAGGACAAGGACGAATGAGCCGAACGGAACGCCAGTACACGATCCGCCTTTCCGCCGCCGGACAGCGGCAGCTCGAGGCGGATCTGAAATCCCTCGGCGCGTCGGGGCAGCGCAGTCTGCGGCTTATCCAGAACGCCGCCAGACCGGCGTCAGCCGGCATGCGTGAAACCGATGTGGCGGCGCGGCAGCTCAAGGGATCGCTTGCGTCGGTCTCAGCCGAGCTTCCGGCGCTCTCCCGGCTGGCGCGCTTCATGGGCACCACGGCAATCGCCGGCGGGCTTGTCGCATTCGGCAAGAGCTCGCTGGATGTGGGGCGGCAGTTCCAGGCGATGATGCAGCGAGTGCAGGCCGCGACGCGGGCAGGGGAAGACGATCTGTCCCGGCTGGAGACGGCGGCGAAGCGGCTCGGCGCGACCACCGCATTCACGGCGATGGAGGCCGCCGGCGGCATCGAGGTGCTGGCCAAGAACGGCGTCGCAATCCCGGAGATCCTCGGCGGCGCGCTCGATTCATCGCTTGCTCTGGCCAGCGCGCTCGGCGCTGAGCTTGCGCCATCCGCCGACCTCATCACAGATCTGATGCAGCAGTTCGGCTTGCAGGCAGGGCAATTGCCCGAGATCGTGGACCGGCTGACCGGCGCGGCCCTGACCTCGAAGTTTGGCTTCGACGATCTGCGCATGGCCATCGGCCAGGCCGGCGGCGTGGCCGGCACCTCGGGTGTCGAAATCGAGGATTTCCTTGCCGCGCTCTCTGCGACTGCGGCGAGTTTCGCCTCGGGTTCCGACGCCGGGACGTCCTTCAAGACCTTCCTGCAACGGCTGACGCCGGACAGTAAGAAAGCCGCCGCGGTCATGCAGGATCTCGGGCTCGAGTTCTTCGACACCGCCGGCAACATGAAGACCATGGAGCAGATCGCCGGCGAGCTGCAAAAGGGGCTGGCCGGGCTTTCGGAAGAGGCGCGCAACGAGGCGCTGAAGACCGTCTTTGGAACGGATGCCATCCGCACGGCGGCAGCGCTGGCGAACACCGGGGCCGAAGGGTTCCGGGACCTGTCTGCTGCCATCGCCGAGGTTTCCGCCCAGGAACAGGCAGAGGTCCGGCTGCGCGGTCTCGATGGGGCGCTCAAGGAAGTTGCTGCCGCCTGGGAGGCGTTGCAGCTCGAGTCGGCGCAGAATGGCGGTCTCGATGTGGCGGAGACCGCCGTGCGGCGTCTTACCGATGCGCTGCGCTTCCTGACGGAGAACTTCGCCGAGGTGGAAGAGACAGCCGAGCGTGTCGCGCAGGCGCTGGTGGTTTACCTGGTCGGGCGTGGCATGACGCTTGTCGTCGCAAAGGCGGTCGCGATGCGTGCGGCACTGATCGAGATTGCGGGCGCGGCGAGCGGCGTGGGCACGGCGGCGAGCCGCGCGGTCGGCCCGCTCGGGCGTCTTGGTGTCGCCTGGCGTGCATTGACCGGTGTTCTTGGTGGGCCGCTGTCTCTGGCGATCACGGTGGCTTCGATCGCGGCGCTTGGCGTGGATACAGACGTTGCGGCGGATGCCATCGAGCGGGCGGAGGCTGCGGCAGAAAGAGCGACCGAGGCGCTGGACGCCTATCAGGAGGCCAGCAAGCGGGCGGCGGAGGAACAGAAGACGCTCGGCGGTGAGGTGTCCGCCGCGACACAGGCGATGCTGAACCAGTCTCGGGCGGCTCTGGAGCAGGCGAAGGCGGACGTTGAACGCACCTATGCCGAGGCGCGCGACGCGATGAGCGGCAGCATGTTCGACGGCGATGGGATCGATGATTTCGTCCATTCGCTTTCCCGGTATCGGCCAAATGCGGATGTATCAAAGCACTTGCGGCGTATCCGGGAGGAGCTGCGCAACGATCTTCTGGCCGGTTTGGCCGAATCCGGAGAGGCCTTCGAGGCCGGCGAGATTTCGGCGCGCGAGTTTGTGGCCGAGATGGATATGCTCCGCGCGGTTGGTGAAAATCTCGAGCCGGTGCGTGGTCGTCTGGTCAAGATTCTCGAAAGCGGCGATGCTCTGGTCGGGAACGGGATGGTCGAAGAGCTGGCAGCCGCCGCGCGCCAGGCCGGGCTTTTTTCCGATGAGATCGCAGCGCTTGAAGAGGCCTCCGGGGAGGTCGAGATGGCGGCTGCGATTGACGATCTGGTGAAAGCGCTGACCGAGGCGCTTGAAGCGGGCAGGGTGCTGCGCGCCGAAGAATTCGCCGGCTTCCGGAAGAACATCGAAGCGCTGGCCGACCTGGAGAAGCAGCGCGAGCGGCACCAAAAGCGGCTGGAAGAGCTGCATGCGTTTTCGGAAGAGATGAAGACCGACCGCCCATTCGATGAGGCTGCGGATAGCGCGAAATCCGCAGCCGACGAGGTGGATCGGCTCAATCGGGTTTACGGCGCGTATCAGAGCAGCCGTGCCCATAGCAATCGCGTGACCTTCGCGCGGGGCGCGGCTGATGCCGCCAAGAAGGGCCTGCGCGATCTGATCGGGTATGCGGAGGGCACCGACAAGGGGCGCGGCTACAACGAGACGCTGGGCTACGGCAAATTTACGGGCGGCGACGTCAATCCGGTTTCGATGACGCTCGACGAGGTTCTCGCGCTGCAAAAGCGCATGCTGGCGCATCCCGACAATGACTACAATTCCTCGGCGGTCGGGCGCTATCAGATCGTGTCCAAGACCCTGCGCAGCCTGATGGAGGAAATGGGCCTTTCCGGGAACGAAAGGTTCTCGGAAAACCTTCAGGACCAGATGGCCGATATCCTGATCGAGCGCAGGGGGCGCTCGCCCTCGGCGCTGCGCAATGAGTGGGAAGGGCTCCGCCGTGTGTCGGATGAGAAGATCCTCACGGCTTACGATGCGGGGGCCGGGAAACGTGCAGAGGATCTGACCGAAGCGGCGCGAGAGCGTGCTGACGCGCTGGAGAAGGTCTTTGCGGTCGGGCGCGATCAGATAGAGCAGCTTCAGCTCGAGGCCGATCTTGCCGGGCGCACGGTGGAAGAGCAGGCGCGGCTGACCTTCCAGTACGAAGCGCTGAAGCGTGCGCGCGAGGCGGGGATCGATCCGCAGAAGGCGCTTGCCGAAGATGGCCGGGTGCTGATCGACGTGATCAATGAGCAGGCTGTTGCCTATGGCCGGCTCGTGGCCGCGCGCGAGGAGGAACAGAGGACAGCCGAGGAGCAAAAGGCGGATATCGACGGTTACGCCAGTCAGATCTCGGGCGTTTTCGACAACCTCAAGCCGGGCGGTGCCGGTGTCGAGGCGTTCTGGAACGATCTGACGCAGATGATCCTCGACAAGCTTTGGTCGCTCGCGCTCGATCCGGTCTGGGAACAGCTCGCGGTCCTGATGGATCAGGCCTTTTCCGGGATCGGTGGAAGTGTGGCGAATGTCGGCTATTCGGCCTCTGCCGGAACTATGGCCTCCGCCGGGCTGTACCAGGATGGCGGCGGTTTGCCGAAGCGCGCCGGGGGCGGCGGGTTCCGCGATGTGCCGCGCGCGGTGGGAAAGCTGCAAGGGCTGGGCGGAAAGCGTCAGGACAATCTGCTGTTCTGGGGCTCGCGAGGCGAGTTCATGCAGCCGGCGGCGGCGGTCGATCACTATGGCATCGAGTTCATGGAGGCGATCCGGACCATGCGCCTGCCGAAATTCGCTGATGGCGGGTCGCTGGCCGGTGTCGCCTCCGGCAGTACCTCTCCGGCCACGCCAGCCGTGAACATGCCGATCACGAACGAGGATCATGTGGGCGTGCGCATCGAGCGGCAGAAGAAAGCCGACGGGTCTATGCGCCTGGCCATCCGCGATGCGCTACGCGATGAAATCCGGGGCGGGGGCGTCGATAGCGCGATGCGCGATCGCTACGGCACCCGGCCCAAACCGAGGGGGCAGTGACAATGCCGGAATGGCCAGCGGATATCCCGTTTTTCACAAGCAAGTCGGGCTACCGGCATAGCGGACCTGACGGGCATATCCTCCGCTCTGACATGGATGTCGGACCCGCCAAGCGCCGGCGGCGCACCAGCGCCGCGCCAGAGCCGTTCGCGGGCAAGATAGACCGGCTGTCGCAGGCTCAACTGGCGGCGTTCAAGGCGTTCTATCGTGTCGCGCTGGCCGATGGGGTGCTTTCGTTCGACGCGACAGACCCGTTGACAGGCGAGACACGACGCTACGCCTTCGACGGCCCGTATCAGGTTGGCGCGCATAGCAACAAGGTTGACGCCACCTTGTCGGCAAATCTGGAGATCCTGCCATGAGCCGGGAGATCAGCGACCGGCTTCTCGCCGCGACCTACGGGCAGGAAAGCGCGGAGATCCTGGTGCCGATTGTGCGCTTGACACACGGCGCCTGGGAGCAGCCCGTTCGCCTGGTGCGCGACACCAGGGCGCTGACACATGCGGGCGAGATCTACGAGCCGTTCCCGTTCGATATCTCGCTGCCGGACGATGAGGACGAAGGGTTTCCGGTGCTGCGCTGGAGCGCGCAGAACGTCACGCGGGAGCTGATCGGGCAGTTCCGGGCGATCACCGGCGAGATCCTCGGCACGGTGGCCTGGGTGCTGGTGGCGACGCCGGATATTGTCGAGGCCGGGCCCTTCGAGGTGCAGATCACCGGCATCGAATACGACGCGCAGCGCATCAGCGGCGTGATGACGATAGAGCCGATCCTGGACGAACAGTTCGGCTATCTGGAAATGACGCCGGGCAACGCGCCGGCGCTGTTCTGAGGGAAGGTCCACATGCTTGAGATCATGCAGTTTTACGTCTCGGGGTTCTGGGTTTGGCTCGGGCTTACTGCGGGGCTCGGCTTGATGGTGCAGGGACTCGTTGCCGCCGCTCTCCTGGGTGGGAGAAATCAACGGCTGGGGCGTCGTTATCCCAGGCCTGATCCGTCTACTTCCGGTCTGGCGTGCCGGGTCCGGGATACTGAAAAGGGGGTTTGCGCGAGCACGGAAGCAGTCGCGCGACTACGGACCTTCGATGATCATTGAGGCAACTTCATCCAATTCCTTGCCTGTTTCGCCACCATGCTTGTCCGCGAACTCCCCGAGTGTCCGAGCGACCCTGCTTCTGGCTCCTTTGCTGACCACCTCGAGTTCGGAAGCCAGTGCGGCTACCGCGATGAGCAGCGCAGTGTTGGTCTTGCGCAGCTCCATCGTCGTCTTGTGAAGCTGGATCAGATGCTCTTCCGTCGACTTATTTTTGCTCACGCTTAATTTCCATCTTTGGTTGCGGTGTTCTGAGGTCAGATCAAATCGTCAATCGCGACCCCGAGCGCCTCGGCGATGCGCTTGAGGGTGTCGACCGATCCCTGTTTCCGGCCGGTTTCGAGCTCGGCGACGGTCACGCGGTTGACGCCGGCGTGCTCGGCGAGGGCGCCTTGTGTCAGGCCGCGCAGGTCGCGGAACACCCGCACCGGGCTTTCGCCGTCGAGAATGCGCTCGACATAGGCGGCGGGGATGCTTTCGCCGCCTTCCGCCCTGGCGCGGTCATAGGCTTCGATGTCTTCGAGATCCTCGCGCGCGGCAAGCAGCGCCTCGTATTCCGCGCGGGGGATGGTGATCATGTCGTTCATGATGGCCTCCGTCAGTCGTAAACGCCGCCACGCGGCCCGATTTTGAGAACGTCCAGAACCTCGCCCTGGTCGTCTATGATCACGCGCCAGTCGCCGACGCGCAGCCGGATGCCGTCCCGGCCTTTCAGCGCCTTGACGTTGTTCGCCAGCGCCGCCGGGTCATCCGCGTATTGCGCCACCTTGGCCATGATCCGCTTCGAGTCCGGGCGCGGCATCTTGCGCAGAGCCTTCAGGGCGGCGGGCTTGTAGGTGATCGTCTTCATGTCTGTAGCTATAAGCTACAGTGGGGCAGCAAGCAAGAGGAAAGTAGCGTTAAGCTACAAATCTTGGAGGAACGTCAGATGTGGTCCGATGACTGGATCGGCCTGCCATACGCGGAGCGTGGGCGGGGGCCGGATGCCTATGATTGCCTGGGGCTTTTCCTCACGCTGCACCGCGCCCGGTTCGGAAGGGATCTGCCCGATCCGGGCTGCACCATTCGCGAGGCCGTCCGCGAGGACGCCGTTCAAATCTACCTGCCGCGATATGAGCGGGTGAGCGTCGCACAGGAGGGTGACGCTCTCCTGTTCCGCATGGCCGAGCGCCCGCTGCATCTCGGCTTCGCGCTCGACAGCGACGACATGCTGCACATCGACGCCATCGCCGAGAGCCGCGTGGAGCGCTGGAGCCGTGCCTCCTGGCTCAGCAAACTCGAAGGGATCTACCGCATTGTTTGACGACACTTTCCTGCTCGATGTGGTCGGCCAGCGCCATCCGCTGGTATCGGATATCGTGCGCCCGCCGATGCCCGCAGGCTCGACAGTGGCGGAGATCGTGCGGGCGATGGATCTCGATACGGCGCGCTATGGCCTACCGGTCGTGCTGCTGATCCGTGGCGCCGAGATGAGCGTCGTGCCTGTCGATATGTGGCGCAAGACGCGCGTCAAGGCGGGCACGCGGGTGGAGGTGGCATTCGCGATCCATGATCCCGGCTCGCTTGCTTTGATCGCCTCGGCGGCACTGCCGCAGGCGGCGACATGGCTCGCGGGATCTGTGCTCGGTATGACCGGGCTTGCCTACAGCCTCACCGTTGCGGCGATCACCATTGTCGGGTCGCTGGCGATCAACGCGCTGATCCCGCCGGCGCAGCAAAGCGGCGGCGGCGGGCCGCAGAACTATGCGATCACCGGCGTGGCGAATGCCGAGAACCGCTATGGCGTCTATCCGACGGTGATCGGGCGGCACCGGATGTATCCGCCGAAGACCGCCACGGGCTATTCCGAGACCATCGGCAAGGACATCTACTATCGCGGTCGGATGACCTTCGGTCACGGCCCGGTGGCGCTGGAGGATCTGCGCATCGGCACCACGCCGATCTGGGAATTCGATGGCATCGAGCTTGAGTTCCTCAACGTTGACGAGGCTCTGACGCTGGCGGCGATGCCGGAGCTTGCGGCGCTGGTCAAATCACGCATGGAGGAGACGCAGAGGCCGAAGGCGCGGCTGCGTGAGCTGGGCGACGCCTATACCTTCACGCCAGCGGCGGCAGCGCGCACGGCCTCGCTCGAGATCTCGGTGATGGCACAGCGCGACATTGCCAGCCTCGATCTGGTGCTGGAGGTGTCCGAGATCGGCAGTGACACCTGGTCT
The window above is part of the Salipiger abyssi genome. Proteins encoded here:
- a CDS encoding phage tail tape measure protein, which encodes MSRTERQYTIRLSAAGQRQLEADLKSLGASGQRSLRLIQNAARPASAGMRETDVAARQLKGSLASVSAELPALSRLARFMGTTAIAGGLVAFGKSSLDVGRQFQAMMQRVQAATRAGEDDLSRLETAAKRLGATTAFTAMEAAGGIEVLAKNGVAIPEILGGALDSSLALASALGAELAPSADLITDLMQQFGLQAGQLPEIVDRLTGAALTSKFGFDDLRMAIGQAGGVAGTSGVEIEDFLAALSATAASFASGSDAGTSFKTFLQRLTPDSKKAAAVMQDLGLEFFDTAGNMKTMEQIAGELQKGLAGLSEEARNEALKTVFGTDAIRTAAALANTGAEGFRDLSAAIAEVSAQEQAEVRLRGLDGALKEVAAAWEALQLESAQNGGLDVAETAVRRLTDALRFLTENFAEVEETAERVAQALVVYLVGRGMTLVVAKAVAMRAALIEIAGAASGVGTAASRAVGPLGRLGVAWRALTGVLGGPLSLAITVASIAALGVDTDVAADAIERAEAAAERATEALDAYQEASKRAAEEQKTLGGEVSAATQAMLNQSRAALEQAKADVERTYAEARDAMSGSMFDGDGIDDFVHSLSRYRPNADVSKHLRRIREELRNDLLAGLAESGEAFEAGEISAREFVAEMDMLRAVGENLEPVRGRLVKILESGDALVGNGMVEELAAAARQAGLFSDEIAALEEASGEVEMAAAIDDLVKALTEALEAGRVLRAEEFAGFRKNIEALADLEKQRERHQKRLEELHAFSEEMKTDRPFDEAADSAKSAADEVDRLNRVYGAYQSSRAHSNRVTFARGAADAAKKGLRDLIGYAEGTDKGRGYNETLGYGKFTGGDVNPVSMTLDEVLALQKRMLAHPDNDYNSSAVGRYQIVSKTLRSLMEEMGLSGNERFSENLQDQMADILIERRGRSPSALRNEWEGLRRVSDEKILTAYDAGAGKRAEDLTEAARERADALEKVFAVGRDQIEQLQLEADLAGRTVEEQARLTFQYEALKRAREAGIDPQKALAEDGRVLIDVINEQAVAYGRLVAAREEEQRTAEEQKADIDGYASQISGVFDNLKPGGAGVEAFWNDLTQMILDKLWSLALDPVWEQLAVLMDQAFSGIGGSVANVGYSASAGTMASAGLYQDGGGLPKRAGGGGFRDVPRAVGKLQGLGGKRQDNLLFWGSRGEFMQPAAAVDHYGIEFMEAIRTMRLPKFADGGSLAGVASGSTSPATPAVNMPITNEDHVGVRIERQKKADGSMRLAIRDALRDEIRGGGVDSAMRDRYGTRPKPRGQ
- a CDS encoding DUF1833 family protein, giving the protein MSREISDRLLAATYGQESAEILVPIVRLTHGAWEQPVRLVRDTRALTHAGEIYEPFPFDISLPDDEDEGFPVLRWSAQNVTRELIGQFRAITGEILGTVAWVLVATPDIVEAGPFEVQITGIEYDAQRISGVMTIEPILDEQFGYLEMTPGNAPALF
- a CDS encoding helix-turn-helix transcriptional regulator — protein: MNDMITIPRAEYEALLAAREDLEDIEAYDRARAEGGESIPAAYVERILDGESPVRVFRDLRGLTQGALAEHAGVNRVTVAELETGRKQGSVDTLKRIAEALGVAIDDLI
- a CDS encoding type II toxin-antitoxin system RelE family toxin produces the protein MKTITYKPAALKALRKMPRPDSKRIMAKVAQYADDPAALANNVKALKGRDGIRLRVGDWRVIIDDQGEVLDVLKIGPRGGVYD
- a CDS encoding NlpC/P60 family protein; the protein is MWSDDWIGLPYAERGRGPDAYDCLGLFLTLHRARFGRDLPDPGCTIREAVREDAVQIYLPRYERVSVAQEGDALLFRMAERPLHLGFALDSDDMLHIDAIAESRVERWSRASWLSKLEGIYRIV